Proteins from one Paracoccus aminovorans genomic window:
- a CDS encoding ABC transporter ATP-binding protein gives MTQLLSVSDLKVHFPTANGGTVHAVDGVNFDIRRGQTLGIVGESGSGKTTTALAVMRLAPITGGEIDLDGTPISRIEGEELRRARPRFQMVFQDPFSSLNPRDRVGRIIRQPMDLLSLGEPSGRDERVEELLTQVGLRPELKSLYPHQFSGGQRQRIGLARALATKPDLIVFDEPVSALDVAVQAQVLNLIRRLQRETGLTYLFISHDLGVVRHICDEIAVMYLGQIVEKAPAAQIFAAPRHPYTQALIAAAPSLAPEHRRRGGGARLQGDPPSPVNLPKGCRFASRCPIAVEDCRQRMPVLREIAAGQAVACHLA, from the coding sequence ATGACCCAGCTTCTTTCCGTCAGCGACCTCAAGGTGCATTTCCCGACCGCGAACGGCGGCACGGTCCATGCGGTCGACGGCGTCAACTTCGACATCCGGCGCGGCCAGACGCTGGGCATCGTCGGCGAGTCCGGCTCGGGCAAGACCACCACGGCGCTGGCCGTGATGCGGCTTGCCCCGATCACCGGCGGCGAGATCGACCTGGACGGCACCCCCATCAGTCGCATCGAGGGCGAGGAACTGCGCCGCGCCCGGCCGCGCTTCCAGATGGTGTTCCAGGACCCGTTTTCGTCGCTGAACCCGCGCGACCGGGTCGGGCGGATCATCCGCCAGCCCATGGACCTGCTGAGCTTGGGCGAGCCCTCGGGCCGCGACGAGCGGGTCGAGGAGCTGCTGACCCAGGTGGGCCTGCGGCCCGAGCTGAAGTCGCTTTACCCGCATCAGTTTTCCGGCGGGCAGCGGCAGCGGATCGGGCTGGCGCGGGCCTTGGCCACCAAGCCCGACCTGATCGTCTTCGACGAGCCGGTCTCGGCGCTGGACGTGGCGGTGCAGGCGCAGGTGCTGAACCTGATCCGCCGCTTGCAGCGCGAGACCGGGCTGACCTATCTGTTCATCAGCCACGACCTGGGCGTCGTGCGCCACATCTGCGACGAGATCGCGGTGATGTATCTGGGCCAGATCGTGGAAAAGGCGCCGGCGGCGCAGATCTTCGCCGCGCCGCGCCATCCCTATACCCAGGCTCTGATCGCCGCGGCCCCCTCGCTCGCGCCCGAGCATCGGCGGCGGGGCGGCGGGGCGCGATTGCAGGGCGACCCGCCCAGCCCGGTCAACCTGCCGAAAGGCTGCCGCTTCGCCTCGCGCTGCCCGATCGCGGTCGAGGACTGTCGGCAGCGGATGCCGGTCCTGCGCGAAATCGCCGCCGGGCAGGCGGTCGCCTGCCATCTGGCCTGA
- a CDS encoding ABC transporter ATP-binding protein yields the protein MTTEPVLDIRNLKVDFATRRGVAHVLDDVSFSVAPGELLAIVGESGCGKSMTALSVLGLIPSPPGKVVGGSILFQGRDLTKLRQSEMRKIRGGDIAMIFQEPMTSLNPVFTCGEQIAEAVRLHQKVSPRAAFARAVDMLRAVGIPEPELRARAYPHQLSGGMRQRVMIAMALSCEPKLLIADEPTTALDVTVQAQIFGLLDELRQKTGTAIILITHDMGAVAEMADKVAVMYAGRVIERGSADAVLDNPGHPYTRGLLASIPRVDADPDADLPEIPGIVPALTDLGRGCAFAPRCPLAVDACHAAQPRHVAMSQGHSAACIQLEPSEVPA from the coding sequence ATGACCACCGAACCCGTTCTGGACATCCGCAACCTCAAGGTCGATTTCGCCACCCGGCGCGGCGTGGCCCATGTGCTGGACGACGTGTCCTTCAGCGTCGCCCCGGGCGAGCTGCTGGCCATCGTCGGCGAATCCGGCTGCGGCAAGAGCATGACTGCACTGTCGGTGCTGGGCCTGATCCCCTCGCCCCCCGGCAAGGTGGTCGGCGGCAGCATCCTGTTCCAGGGCCGCGATCTGACCAAGCTGCGCCAGTCCGAGATGCGCAAAATCCGCGGCGGCGACATCGCCATGATCTTCCAGGAGCCGATGACCTCGCTCAATCCGGTCTTCACCTGCGGCGAGCAGATCGCCGAGGCGGTGCGCCTGCACCAGAAGGTCAGCCCCCGGGCCGCCTTCGCCCGCGCCGTGGACATGCTGCGCGCCGTCGGCATCCCCGAGCCGGAACTGCGCGCCCGCGCCTATCCGCACCAGCTTTCCGGCGGCATGCGCCAGCGGGTGATGATCGCCATGGCGCTGTCCTGCGAGCCGAAGCTGCTGATCGCGGACGAGCCGACCACGGCGCTGGACGTGACCGTGCAGGCGCAGATCTTCGGCCTGCTGGACGAGTTGCGGCAAAAGACCGGCACCGCCATCATCCTGATCACCCATGACATGGGCGCGGTGGCGGAAATGGCCGACAAGGTCGCGGTCATGTATGCCGGCCGCGTCATCGAGCGCGGGTCGGCCGACGCCGTGCTGGACAATCCCGGCCATCCCTATACGCGCGGCTTGCTGGCCAGCATCCCGCGCGTCGACGCCGACCCGGATGCCGACCTGCCCGAGATCCCCGGCATCGTGCCGGCGCTGACCGACCTCGGCCGCGGCTGCGCCTTCGCGCCGCGCTGCCCGCTGGCCGTCGATGCCTGCCACGCCGCCCAGCCCCGCCACGTCGCCATGTCGCAAGGCCACTCGGCCGCCTGCATCCAGCTTGAACCCAGCGAGGTCCCCGCATGA
- a CDS encoding ABC transporter permease produces the protein MTAPARTSVPAARGPMAEAWDIFRRSPSAMLGLALLILVMAMTFAGPHLYQVDPFEIVWAPLTPPGEEATIPLGTDNLGRDILAGLIAGGSATLAVGFAAALITMLIGVLIGAYAGFYGGWVDDMLMRVTEFFQVLPPLLFAMVVVTLFQPTLVNVALAIGIVSWPQTARLTRSEFRRIRTLEYVSAMRAIGAGDGNIIWRVILPNALPPLIVSATLTIGMAILFEAGLSFLGLSDPNLMSWGLMIGSGREYLLDAWWVVTLPGAMIFLTVLGVSLVGDGLNDAFNPRMRER, from the coding sequence ATGACCGCGCCCGCCAGAACCTCGGTTCCAGCCGCCCGCGGTCCCATGGCCGAAGCCTGGGACATCTTTCGCCGCAGCCCCTCGGCCATGCTGGGCCTGGCGCTGCTGATCCTGGTCATGGCAATGACCTTCGCCGGACCCCATCTCTACCAGGTCGATCCGTTCGAGATCGTCTGGGCGCCGCTGACGCCGCCCGGCGAAGAGGCGACGATCCCGCTGGGCACCGACAACCTGGGCCGCGACATCCTGGCCGGGCTGATCGCGGGCGGCAGCGCCACACTGGCCGTGGGTTTTGCCGCAGCGCTGATCACCATGCTGATCGGGGTGCTGATCGGCGCCTATGCCGGTTTCTACGGCGGCTGGGTGGACGACATGCTGATGCGCGTGACCGAGTTCTTCCAGGTGTTGCCACCCTTGCTGTTCGCCATGGTCGTGGTGACGCTGTTCCAGCCGACGCTGGTGAACGTGGCGCTGGCCATCGGCATCGTCAGCTGGCCGCAGACCGCGCGCCTGACCCGGTCCGAGTTCCGCCGCATCCGCACGCTGGAATATGTCAGCGCCATGCGCGCCATCGGCGCCGGCGACGGCAACATCATCTGGCGCGTCATCCTGCCCAATGCCCTGCCGCCGCTGATCGTCTCGGCCACGCTGACCATCGGCATGGCGATCCTGTTCGAGGCCGGGCTCAGCTTCCTGGGCCTCTCGGACCCGAACCTCATGTCCTGGGGGCTGATGATCGGTTCGGGCCGGGAATACCTGCTGGACGCATGGTGGGTGGTGACACTGCCAGGGGCGATGATCTTCCTGACCGTGCTGGGCGTCAGCCTGGTCGGCGACGGGCTGAACGACGCCTTCAACCCCCGGATGAGGGAGCGCTGA
- a CDS encoding ABC transporter permease, with product MFRRILRQLLYAAALILAVLVLNFLLIQLAPGDPAEVIAGEMGGASAEVMAAIRQQYGLDKPLLTQLGLYLGRALQGDLGMSYYYNRPVVDLILSRLGPTMLLVATALGFALIVGTRLGMLASRNPRGIASAVVTVLSLVGYSAPVFWTGLMLVILFGATIPLFPIAGMIDVVKQGGFLSRVLDIAHHLVLPALTLGLVYLAQYSRLTRASMLEVLGADYIRTARAKGVSERQVFGRHAFRNALLPVVTVAGMQFGAIISGAVLVETVFSWPGLGTLAFQSILARDYPTVLGILFFSTLIVIIANLLTDFVSRLLDPRLAGGR from the coding sequence ATGTTTCGACGTATCCTGCGGCAGCTGCTCTATGCGGCTGCCCTGATCCTCGCTGTCCTTGTCCTGAACTTCCTGCTGATCCAGCTTGCCCCCGGCGATCCGGCCGAGGTCATCGCCGGCGAGATGGGCGGCGCCAGCGCCGAGGTCATGGCCGCGATCCGCCAGCAATACGGGCTGGACAAGCCGCTGCTGACCCAGCTGGGGCTGTATCTGGGCCGCGCGCTGCAGGGCGACCTGGGCATGTCCTATTACTACAACCGCCCGGTGGTCGATCTGATCCTGTCGCGGCTGGGGCCGACCATGCTGCTGGTGGCGACCGCGCTGGGTTTCGCGCTGATCGTCGGCACGCGGCTGGGGATGCTGGCCTCGCGCAACCCGCGCGGCATCGCCTCGGCGGTGGTCACGGTGCTGTCGCTGGTGGGCTATTCGGCGCCGGTGTTCTGGACCGGGCTGATGCTGGTGATCCTGTTCGGCGCCACCATCCCGCTGTTCCCCATCGCCGGCATGATCGACGTGGTGAAACAGGGCGGCTTCCTGAGCCGGGTGCTGGACATCGCCCATCACCTGGTGCTGCCGGCGCTGACGCTGGGGCTGGTCTATCTGGCGCAATACAGCCGGCTGACCCGCGCCTCGATGCTGGAGGTGCTGGGCGCCGACTACATCCGCACCGCCCGCGCCAAGGGCGTCAGCGAGCGGCAGGTCTTCGGCCGCCACGCCTTCCGCAACGCGCTGTTGCCGGTCGTGACCGTCGCCGGGATGCAGTTCGGCGCCATCATCTCGGGCGCGGTGCTGGTCGAGACGGTGTTCAGCTGGCCCGGCCTCGGCACACTGGCCTTCCAGTCGATCCTGGCGCGCGACTATCCGACCGTGCTGGGCATCCTGTTCTTCTCCACCCTGATCGTCATCATCGCGAACCTGCTGACCGACTTCGTGTCGCGCCTGCTGGACCCGCGCCTTGCCGGAGGACGCTAG
- a CDS encoding ABC transporter substrate-binding protein, with product MTLPPAFSRRFLLAGAVALTALATAPALSAQEAQKGGTLVLASVHKPRHLNSAVQSGVATAVPAAQIFATLLRYGEDFTPQPYLAESWEFSDDSKVLTLKLRQGATFHDGSPITAEDVIWSLGVVKENHPFSTMLAPVEAFEAPDPQTVVIRMKQPHPAILLVLSASLTPILPKHVFDDGQDIKSNPKNNLPVGSGPFKVVEFEPGQHIILERYDGFFLEGKPYLDRIVIRQYQDANSGVLALESGEAQMFPLLDGTRLIRRLEKSGNLTVTDKGYAGIGPLNWLAFNTKHPALSDVRVRQAIAYAIDRDFVTKALHSGLSKPSIEPVVQGSPFYTEDVERYDFDLDKSKALLAEAGFGEGGQKLALRIDYMPDIEEQQRAVAEYVKAALAKVGIAVTVRSSPDFPTWSQRVSSYDFDMTMDQVFNWGDPVIGVNRTYLCSNIREGIIWSNTQQYCNEEVDKLMNAAGVEADLAKRQQLYAQAFKQITTDIPIHFINEVPYHTVYSQAVQNPPVSIWGTMGPMDEVWLKQ from the coding sequence ATGACCCTTCCCCCCGCCTTCTCGCGTCGTTTCCTGCTGGCCGGTGCCGTCGCGCTGACCGCCCTGGCCACCGCCCCCGCGCTTTCCGCCCAAGAGGCGCAAAAGGGCGGAACGCTGGTGCTGGCGTCCGTGCACAAGCCGCGCCACCTGAACTCGGCCGTGCAGTCGGGCGTCGCGACCGCCGTGCCGGCGGCGCAGATCTTTGCCACGCTGCTGCGCTATGGCGAGGATTTCACCCCGCAGCCCTATCTGGCCGAAAGCTGGGAATTCAGCGACGACAGCAAGGTGCTGACGCTGAAACTGCGCCAGGGCGCGACCTTCCACGACGGCTCGCCCATCACCGCCGAGGACGTGATCTGGTCGCTGGGCGTGGTCAAGGAGAACCACCCGTTCTCGACCATGCTCGCGCCGGTCGAGGCTTTCGAGGCGCCCGATCCGCAGACCGTGGTCATCCGCATGAAGCAGCCGCATCCGGCGATCCTGCTGGTGCTGTCGGCCTCGCTGACGCCGATCCTGCCCAAGCACGTCTTCGACGACGGCCAGGACATCAAGTCGAACCCCAAGAACAACCTGCCGGTCGGCTCGGGCCCCTTCAAGGTGGTCGAGTTCGAGCCCGGCCAGCACATCATCCTGGAGCGCTATGACGGCTTCTTCCTGGAAGGGAAGCCCTATCTGGACCGCATCGTGATCCGGCAATACCAGGACGCCAACTCGGGCGTGCTGGCGCTGGAATCGGGCGAGGCGCAGATGTTCCCGCTGCTCGACGGCACCCGCCTGATCCGGCGGCTGGAAAAATCCGGCAACCTGACCGTGACCGACAAGGGTTATGCCGGCATCGGCCCGTTGAACTGGCTGGCCTTCAACACCAAGCATCCGGCGCTGTCGGACGTGCGGGTCCGCCAGGCCATCGCCTATGCCATCGACCGCGACTTCGTCACCAAGGCGCTGCATTCGGGCCTGTCCAAGCCCTCGATCGAGCCGGTCGTGCAGGGCAGCCCCTTCTATACCGAAGATGTCGAGCGCTACGACTTCGACCTCGACAAGTCCAAGGCGCTTCTGGCCGAGGCTGGCTTCGGCGAGGGCGGGCAAAAGCTGGCGCTGCGCATCGACTACATGCCCGACATCGAGGAACAGCAACGCGCCGTCGCCGAATATGTCAAGGCGGCGCTGGCCAAGGTCGGGATCGCGGTCACCGTGCGGTCCTCGCCGGACTTCCCGACTTGGTCGCAGCGCGTGTCCTCGTATGACTTCGACATGACCATGGACCAGGTCTTCAACTGGGGCGACCCGGTGATCGGGGTGAACCGGACCTATCTGTGCTCGAACATCCGCGAGGGCATCATCTGGTCCAACACCCAGCAATATTGCAACGAAGAGGTGGACAAGCTGATGAACGCCGCCGGGGTCGAAGCGGACCTGGCCAAGCGCCAGCAGCTTTACGCCCAGGCGTTCAAGCAGATCACCACCGACATCCCGATCCATTTCATCAACGAAGTGCCCTATCACACGGTCTATTCGCAGGCCGTGCAGAACCCGCCCGTCTCGATCTGGGGGACGATGGGGCCGATGGATGAGGTCTGGCTGAAGCAGTAA
- a CDS encoding LysR family transcriptional regulator yields the protein MHYTLKHLRYIEAAERHQSITAAAEALAVSPSSIAAAIDHIEAQLGQPVFARVPSRGIGATSFGRKIIDEIRLLLVAQARFDGKIADLEQRIDGTARIACFTPLAPILLPTILCEVRERYPNLMIEVVEGNWEEVVRAVDTGDADFAFCYGLINELAYRFLPLFVGHPHAALPASHPLASGRFVTLEQLAPEPLVVLDLDLSRRYLMDLFATRGLKPNVAYSARSTDMMRALIAAGMCYGIFNIRPMSKQTYARGDLVRLPLAGEHDAPRAGVLTRRDVNLTAVCEAIIATCELQAMRGEFDRAFVRPYLPQDF from the coding sequence ATGCACTACACCCTGAAGCACCTGCGCTATATCGAGGCAGCCGAACGGCACCAGTCGATCACCGCCGCCGCGGAGGCACTGGCGGTCTCGCCCTCGTCCATCGCCGCCGCCATCGACCATATCGAGGCGCAGCTGGGCCAGCCGGTCTTTGCCCGGGTGCCCTCGCGCGGGATCGGAGCTACCAGTTTCGGGCGCAAGATCATCGACGAGATCCGGCTGCTGCTGGTGGCGCAGGCGCGGTTCGACGGCAAGATCGCCGACCTGGAGCAGCGCATCGACGGCACCGCCCGCATCGCCTGCTTCACGCCGCTGGCGCCGATCCTGCTGCCCACGATCCTGTGCGAGGTGCGCGAGCGCTATCCGAACCTGATGATCGAGGTGGTCGAGGGCAACTGGGAGGAGGTGGTGCGCGCCGTCGATACCGGCGACGCCGATTTCGCCTTCTGCTACGGGCTGATCAACGAACTGGCCTATCGCTTCCTGCCGCTTTTCGTCGGCCACCCCCATGCCGCGCTGCCGGCGTCGCATCCGCTGGCCAGCGGCCGCTTCGTCACGCTGGAGCAGCTTGCGCCCGAGCCGCTGGTGGTGCTGGACCTAGACCTGTCGCGGCGCTACCTGATGGACCTGTTCGCGACGCGGGGCCTCAAGCCGAACGTGGCCTATTCGGCGCGTTCGACCGACATGATGCGGGCGCTGATCGCGGCCGGCATGTGCTACGGCATCTTCAACATCCGCCCGATGAGCAAGCAGACCTATGCCCGCGGCGATCTGGTGCGCCTGCCGCTGGCCGGCGAACACGATGCCCCGCGCGCCGGGGTGCTGACCCGGCGCGACGTCAATCTGACGGCGGTTTGCGAAGCGATTATCGCCACTTGCGAATTGCAGGCGATGCGCGGCGAATTCGACCGCGCCTTCGTGCGTCCCTACCTTCCACAGGATTTCTGA
- a CDS encoding amidohydrolase, whose product MIPTVFSARRIITMDPSRPEATHVMVSHDGRILAVGGPDEMRDRGEVRHDDRFADKVLMPGFVEGHAHLMEGSVWRFTYLGHYDRVAPDGRLWQGITSTNALVDRLRDRAQELGDGPVVGWGFDPLFVPGDRLSRLDLDRVSTTRPVVVLHSNMHLLTANSVAMDLAGYDENTDVPGVIHTEDGGLHGELHEMGAMFPVMRRVGASFRAMGGDPEGIWNFARSACRAGVTTSTDLLNELSDEAMADLLSTTAEDGFPLRLVPMLSALALPPEAVGPRAQALRAQSTDRVRLGGVKIVTDGSIQGFTAQLLAPGYHRGTDNGIWNIAPEALNAMVDDLNRQGIQMHIHVNGDGASLAAIEALEAALAGHFRPDHRHVLQHCQMADRAQLRRIAALQCCVNLFANHLYYFGDKHYEITMGPERACRLNPCASALEMGIPLAIHSDAPITPLAPLVTAWCAVNRQTDSGRQLGTSERIPLDAALYAITLGAAHTLKLDGELGSVEVGKRADFAVLEDDPHALGPERLREVRVWGTVFGGTPVAAGSF is encoded by the coding sequence ATGATCCCGACCGTTTTTTCAGCACGCCGCATCATCACCATGGACCCGTCGCGCCCCGAGGCGACGCATGTGATGGTGTCCCATGACGGGCGCATCCTCGCGGTCGGGGGACCGGACGAGATGCGCGACCGGGGCGAGGTTCGCCACGACGACCGATTCGCCGACAAGGTGCTGATGCCCGGCTTCGTCGAGGGCCACGCCCATCTGATGGAGGGCTCGGTGTGGCGCTTTACCTATCTGGGGCATTACGACCGCGTGGCCCCGGACGGCCGGCTGTGGCAGGGCATCACTAGCACAAACGCGCTGGTCGACCGCCTGCGCGACCGCGCCCAGGAACTGGGCGACGGACCCGTCGTCGGCTGGGGCTTCGATCCGCTTTTCGTGCCGGGCGACCGGCTGTCGCGGCTGGACCTCGACCGGGTCTCGACCACGCGGCCGGTGGTGGTGCTGCATTCCAACATGCACCTGCTGACCGCCAACAGCGTGGCCATGGATCTGGCCGGCTATGACGAGAACACCGACGTGCCCGGCGTCATCCACACCGAGGACGGCGGGTTGCATGGCGAGCTGCACGAGATGGGCGCCATGTTCCCGGTCATGCGCCGGGTCGGCGCCAGCTTCCGCGCCATGGGCGGCGACCCCGAGGGGATCTGGAACTTCGCCCGCTCGGCCTGCCGGGCGGGGGTCACCACCTCGACCGACCTGCTGAACGAGCTGTCCGACGAGGCGATGGCCGATCTTCTCTCTACCACGGCCGAGGACGGCTTCCCGCTGCGGCTGGTGCCGATGCTGTCGGCGCTGGCTCTGCCGCCCGAGGCGGTGGGACCGCGCGCTCAGGCGTTGCGGGCGCAATCGACCGACCGGGTGCGGCTGGGCGGGGTCAAGATCGTCACCGACGGCTCGATCCAGGGCTTTACCGCGCAACTGCTGGCGCCGGGCTATCACCGCGGCACCGACAACGGCATCTGGAACATCGCCCCCGAGGCGCTGAACGCCATGGTGGACGACCTGAACCGGCAGGGCATCCAGATGCATATCCACGTCAACGGCGACGGCGCCAGCCTAGCCGCCATCGAGGCGCTGGAGGCGGCGCTGGCCGGCCATTTCCGCCCCGACCACCGCCATGTGCTGCAGCATTGCCAGATGGCCGACCGCGCCCAGCTGCGCCGCATCGCCGCGCTGCAATGCTGCGTGAACCTGTTCGCCAACCACCTGTATTACTTCGGCGACAAGCATTACGAGATCACCATGGGCCCCGAGCGCGCCTGCCGGCTGAACCCCTGCGCCAGCGCGCTGGAAATGGGCATTCCGCTGGCGATCCATTCCGACGCGCCGATCACGCCGCTGGCGCCGCTGGTCACCGCCTGGTGCGCGGTCAACCGCCAGACCGACAGCGGCCGGCAGCTGGGGACCTCGGAACGCATCCCGCTGGACGCGGCGCTTTACGCCATCACCCTGGGCGCGGCCCATACGCTGAAACTGGACGGCGAGCTGGGCTCGGTCGAGGTCGGCAAGCGCGCCGATTTCGCCGTGCTCGAGGACGACCCCCACGCGCTTGGCCCCGAGCGGCTGCGCGAGGTCCGGGTCTGGGGCACCGTCTTCGGCGGCACCCCGGTCGCGGCCGGGTCGTTCTGA
- a CDS encoding CobW family GTP-binding protein has protein sequence MAPPLPVNLLCGYLGAGKTTLLNRLLDRQGERILVMVNDFGDIAVDAALIAGRSADTIQLSNGCICCSMGGGLFDAFERALSLRDRVNRLVIEASGVAEPRRLAAFALAEPELDCRAVVAVVDPQSLAERLADPRIGKVAESQIRGADAVFLSRADIAGRAALRRTARLVARLNPLASQHVALDGDFMQALAAPHDGRSLAALAPDPDHGRLFASRTISLAPPPDREQLVAIIDRHRRAVHRLKGYVLLPGSDGPHLLQLAGGLLSLNPSAPPEGMVANRLVAISPDAEALAQLAADLAFSPSCPVPARSG, from the coding sequence ATGGCGCCGCCGCTGCCCGTCAACCTGCTCTGCGGCTATCTGGGCGCAGGCAAGACCACGCTGTTGAACCGGCTGCTGGACCGGCAGGGCGAGCGCATCCTGGTCATGGTCAACGATTTCGGCGACATCGCGGTCGATGCGGCGCTGATCGCCGGCCGCTCGGCCGATACGATCCAGCTCAGCAACGGCTGCATCTGCTGCTCGATGGGCGGCGGGCTGTTCGACGCCTTCGAGCGGGCGCTGAGCCTGCGCGACCGGGTGAACCGGCTGGTCATCGAGGCCAGCGGCGTGGCCGAGCCGCGGCGGCTGGCCGCCTTCGCCCTGGCCGAGCCCGAGCTGGACTGCCGGGCGGTGGTGGCCGTGGTCGATCCGCAAAGCCTGGCCGAGCGGCTGGCCGATCCCCGCATCGGCAAGGTTGCCGAGAGCCAGATCCGCGGCGCCGATGCCGTCTTCCTGTCGCGCGCCGACATCGCCGGTCGTGCGGCGCTGCGCCGCACGGCACGGCTGGTCGCCCGGCTCAACCCGCTGGCCAGCCAGCATGTGGCGCTGGACGGCGACTTCATGCAGGCATTGGCGGCGCCCCATGACGGCCGCAGCCTTGCGGCCCTGGCCCCGGATCCCGACCATGGGCGGCTGTTCGCTAGCCGCACGATCAGCCTGGCCCCGCCCCCGGATCGCGAGCAGCTCGTCGCGATCATCGACCGGCACCGGCGGGCGGTCCACCGGCTCAAGGGCTATGTCCTGCTGCCCGGCTCGGACGGCCCGCACCTTCTGCAGCTTGCCGGGGGTTTGCTGTCGCTGAACCCGTCCGCCCCGCCCGAGGGCATGGTCGCGAACCGGCTGGTCGCCATCTCGCCGGATGCGGAAGCGCTGGCGCAACTGGCCGCCGATCTCGCGTTCTCGCCGTCTTGCCCAGTCCCGGCCCGGTCCGGCTGA
- a CDS encoding Hint domain-containing protein, which produces MADFTINANGFGSFYENVGNNGTDDTVTVNIGSGFSGTITVDSQPGDNEQDDTIVNLPDGWRLQVVNLSEDDSENPSFKDWSYEVLNADGQSVGTLSIRSNNIQGAPCFCAGTMIETPEGPVAVETLMPGDLVVTRDHGPQALRWIGGTRLSTHHLLRAPHLRPIRIRAGALGAGVPATDLLVSPQHRVLVRSTIAQRMFDAPEVLVAAKQLLMLDGIDIAADLDRVDYFHLLFDRHEVVISNGAETESLYAGPEALHSLGRVEMEEIFALAPALRDPGFRPQEARPLPSGRKARKLAMRHIQHQRPLVMANMH; this is translated from the coding sequence ATGGCAGACTTCACGATCAATGCGAATGGGTTCGGGTCGTTTTACGAGAATGTCGGCAACAACGGCACCGACGATACGGTGACCGTGAACATCGGTTCGGGGTTTTCCGGGACCATCACCGTCGATTCGCAACCCGGCGACAACGAGCAGGACGATACGATCGTCAACCTGCCGGACGGCTGGCGGTTGCAGGTGGTCAACCTGAGCGAAGACGACAGCGAGAATCCTTCCTTCAAGGATTGGTCCTACGAGGTCTTGAACGCGGACGGTCAGTCGGTCGGGACGCTGAGCATCCGCAGCAACAACATCCAGGGTGCGCCCTGCTTCTGCGCCGGCACCATGATCGAGACGCCCGAAGGCCCGGTCGCCGTTGAAACTCTGATGCCGGGCGATCTGGTCGTTACCCGGGACCACGGCCCGCAAGCTCTGCGCTGGATCGGCGGCACCCGGCTTTCGACGCATCATCTGCTGCGCGCGCCGCATCTGCGGCCGATCCGCATCCGGGCCGGGGCGCTTGGCGCCGGGGTGCCTGCGACCGATCTGCTAGTCTCGCCCCAGCACCGCGTGCTGGTGCGCTCGACCATCGCGCAACGCATGTTCGACGCGCCCGAGGTGCTGGTTGCGGCCAAGCAACTGCTGATGCTGGATGGTATCGACATCGCTGCCGACCTCGACCGGGTGGACTATTTTCACCTGCTGTTCGACCGGCACGAGGTCGTGATCTCGAACGGGGCCGAGACCGAGTCGCTCTATGCCGGTCCCGAGGCGCTGCACTCGCTGGGCCGTGTCGAGATGGAGGAAATCTTTGCCCTGGCGCCGGCCCTGCGCGACCCTGGCTTCCGTCCCCAAGAGGCGCGGCCTCTGCCCAGCGGGCGCAAGGCTCGCAAACTGGCCATGCGCCACATCCAGCATCAGCGGCCGCTCGTGATGGCGAACATGCACTGA
- the osmF gene encoding glycine betaine ABC transporter substrate-binding protein OsmF, translated as MLKPVSLSLIAFAAGLGTAQAEVVVSSKIDTEGGVLGQVILQVLDHAGIPTRDRIQLGSTPIVREAILADEIDIYPEYTGNAAFFFNRADEPIWQDASAGFEAAKQLDQEASGIVWLTPAPANNTWGVALRSDLAQEAGVSTFSEFGKWVAGGGKVKLVASAEFVNSAPALPAFQKAYGFTLTPDQLIVLSGGDTAATIQAAANGTSGANAAMVYGTDGALAFSGLTVLQDDKNVQPVYQPAPIVRGEVLAEYPQIAELLEPAFTGLDLETLQGLNGQVQVEGLPAAEVARAYLTKAGLLD; from the coding sequence ATGCTGAAGCCTGTCTCGCTGTCGCTCATCGCCTTTGCCGCCGGTCTCGGCACCGCGCAGGCCGAGGTCGTCGTGTCGTCCAAGATCGACACCGAGGGAGGCGTGCTGGGACAGGTCATCCTTCAGGTGCTGGACCATGCGGGCATCCCGACCCGCGATCGCATCCAGTTGGGCAGCACGCCGATCGTTCGCGAGGCCATCCTTGCGGATGAGATCGACATCTATCCCGAATATACCGGCAACGCCGCCTTCTTCTTCAACCGCGCCGACGAGCCGATCTGGCAGGATGCCAGCGCGGGCTTTGAAGCCGCGAAGCAACTGGACCAAGAGGCCAGCGGCATCGTCTGGCTGACGCCCGCACCCGCCAACAACACCTGGGGCGTCGCCCTGCGCTCGGATCTGGCCCAAGAGGCGGGCGTGAGCACGTTCTCGGAATTCGGGAAATGGGTGGCGGGGGGCGGCAAGGTCAAGCTGGTCGCCTCGGCCGAGTTCGTCAATTCGGCCCCGGCGCTGCCCGCCTTCCAGAAGGCCTATGGCTTTACGCTGACGCCGGACCAGCTGATCGTGCTGTCGGGCGGGGACACGGCCGCCACGATCCAGGCGGCGGCAAACGGCACCAGCGGGGCGAATGCGGCCATGGTCTATGGCACCGACGGCGCGCTTGCCTTTTCCGGCCTGACGGTGCTGCAGGACGACAAGAACGTGCAGCCGGTCTATCAGCCCGCACCCATTGTCAGGGGCGAGGTGCTGGCCGAATATCCCCAGATCGCCGAACTGCTGGAACCGGCTTTCACGGGGCTGGACCTTGAAACCCTGCAAGGGTTGAACGGACAGGTTCAGGTCGAGGGCCTGCCCGCCGCCGAGGTCGCCCGCGCCTATCTGACCAAGGCCGGGCTGCTGGACTGA